In Pseudomonas campi, the sequence CATCTGCGACTACTTAAATGGGCGGCTTTTTATAGGCAACGTTATTTGTGGTACGGGTGCCCGGACAACACGGTCCAGGCCCGGTAGATCTGTTCGCCGATGAGGATGCGTACCAGCGGATGCGGCAAGGTCAGCGGCGACAGTGACCAGCGTTGCTCGCTGCGCGCGCACACCTCAGGCGCCAGCCCTTCGGGGCCGCCGACCATCAGATTGACGGTGCGCGCATCCAGGCGCCAGCGCTCCAGCTCAGCCGCCAGCTGCTCGGTGCTCCACGGCTTGCCATGGACCTCGAGGGTGACGATGCGTTCCCCCGGCTGCACCTTGCTCAGCATCGCCTCGCCTTCCTGACGGATCATCCGCGCCACATCGGCATTCTTGCCGCGAGTGGTCAGCGGAACCTCAACCAGGTCGAGTCCCAGCTCGGGCGGCAGACGCTTGGCATATTCCTGCCAGCCATCCTCCACCCAGCGCGGCATGCGTGAGCCGACCGCAATCAGCTTGATACGCACGGCGCGA encodes:
- the rlmH gene encoding 23S rRNA (pseudouridine(1915)-N(3))-methyltransferase RlmH, producing the protein MRIKLIAVGSRMPRWVEDGWQEYAKRLPPELGLDLVEVPLTTRGKNADVARMIRQEGEAMLSKVQPGERIVTLEVHGKPWSTEQLAAELERWRLDARTVNLMVGGPEGLAPEVCARSEQRWSLSPLTLPHPLVRILIGEQIYRAWTVLSGHPYHK